One window of Saccharicrinis carchari genomic DNA carries:
- the larB gene encoding nickel pincer cofactor biosynthesis protein LarB — protein sequence MTFDELYNKIQAGEINKQNAQKYFSLDWLETASRHILDVNRGMRTNIPEIIYGEYKSLEQTLEITTNILKKHPRVLISRSKFNDELAELFGQNYPVIKGENILVVGPMPEPKGYILLISAGAADHPVCHECELILKAVGVNPIVFEDRGIAHPTRVIEAVKQGIEKEVKAVIVVAGMEGALAPFVASLVALPVIGVPTSVGYGFRAKEAALTSMLASCAPNLTVVNIDGGLRAAVVAALIAKNSNA from the coding sequence ATGACTTTTGACGAACTATATAACAAGATACAGGCAGGTGAAATTAATAAGCAGAATGCACAAAAGTATTTTTCGTTAGATTGGTTAGAAACGGCAAGCCGACATATCCTGGACGTGAACCGAGGCATGCGCACCAATATTCCTGAAATTATATATGGTGAGTACAAATCGCTAGAGCAAACACTCGAGATAACAACAAATATTTTAAAGAAACATCCGCGTGTGCTCATCTCGCGCAGCAAGTTCAATGATGAGTTGGCTGAGCTATTCGGGCAAAATTATCCTGTTATAAAAGGGGAGAATATTTTGGTGGTGGGCCCTATGCCCGAACCCAAAGGCTATATTTTATTAATTAGTGCCGGCGCTGCAGACCACCCGGTATGCCATGAGTGTGAACTCATACTAAAAGCCGTGGGTGTAAACCCCATTGTTTTTGAAGATAGGGGGATTGCTCATCCCACGCGGGTGATAGAAGCCGTTAAACAAGGGATAGAAAAAGAAGTAAAAGCTGTTATTGTGGTGGCCGGCATGGAAGGTGCCTTGGCTCCTTTTGTGGCTTCATTGGTGGCCCTTCCGGTAATTGGGGTGCCCACATCAGTGGGGTATGGTTTTAGAGCCAAGGAGGCCGCGCTCACTTCAATGCTGGCTTCCTGCGCACCAAACCTTACCGTGGTAAATATCGACGGAGGATTGCGTGCAGCCGTAGTAGCCGCGCTTATTGCCAAAAATAGCAACGCGTAA
- a CDS encoding branched-chain amino acid aminotransferase — protein sequence MSNIDWGSLSFSYIKTDYNVRSYFKNGQWSELEETTSDQLNIHMAATCLHYGQEAFEGLKAFKGVDGKVRIFRMDENAKRLQRSAEGILMQPVPVELFTKAVSRAVALNMDYVPPYESGAALYIRPLLIGSGAKVGVSPSDEYTFVVFVTPVGPYFKEGFKPTKQMISRKYDRAAPLGTGHLKVGGNYAASMYAGQLAHQTGYSSVLYLDSKEKKYIDEAGPANFFAIKGNKYITPLSPSILPSITNMSLIQLAQDMGFEVERRRVPLEELEEFDEVGACGTAAVISPVGQIDDIDLGVSYTFGSPDTAGPVSTKLYNKLRGIQYGKEPDKYGWVSIVE from the coding sequence ATGAGCAATATAGATTGGGGAAGCTTATCGTTTAGTTATATCAAAACCGATTATAACGTTCGAAGCTATTTTAAAAATGGACAATGGAGCGAGTTAGAAGAAACTACTTCCGATCAGCTAAACATTCATATGGCTGCAACCTGCTTACATTACGGACAAGAGGCTTTTGAAGGGCTAAAGGCTTTTAAAGGGGTAGACGGTAAGGTGAGGATTTTTCGTATGGACGAAAATGCCAAACGATTACAGCGATCTGCCGAGGGTATTTTAATGCAGCCTGTGCCTGTTGAATTGTTTACTAAAGCGGTGTCACGTGCAGTAGCACTCAACATGGATTACGTTCCGCCATACGAATCGGGAGCCGCCTTGTACATACGTCCGTTGCTAATAGGGTCGGGTGCCAAGGTGGGGGTTTCCCCTTCCGACGAATATACTTTTGTGGTATTTGTAACCCCGGTTGGCCCTTACTTTAAAGAAGGCTTTAAACCCACCAAACAAATGATAAGTCGTAAGTACGATAGAGCTGCCCCCTTAGGAACAGGACATCTTAAAGTGGGAGGTAACTATGCGGCAAGTATGTATGCCGGCCAATTAGCGCACCAAACAGGCTATTCGTCGGTATTGTATTTGGACAGCAAAGAAAAAAAATATATTGATGAAGCCGGTCCTGCCAACTTTTTCGCCATCAAAGGTAACAAATACATTACTCCTTTATCGCCTTCTATTTTACCCAGTATTACTAACATGAGCCTGATTCAGTTGGCACAAGACATGGGTTTTGAAGTGGAACGCCGACGCGTGCCTTTAGAAGAACTGGAAGAATTTGACGAGGTAGGTGCCTGTGGAACAGCTGCCGTAATAAGTCCGGTTGGTCAAATTGACGACATAGACCTGGGTGTTTCGTATACATTTGGAAGCCCCGACACTGCAGGGCCCGTAAGTACAAAGCTGTACAACAAACTTAGAGGGATCCAGTACGGAAAGGAACCCGACAAATACGGTTGGGTAAGTATTGTGGAGTAG
- a CDS encoding ABC transporter permease — protein sequence MLKYYIKIALRDQAKNKLFSLINIIGLSVGLAVSVVIINYVSFEFSFDKMHQKKDRIYRVESQFYNGNQLTDNWGTSSFGYGSAISKEITGVEDFVRIGVHNTEQVVSYQEKRSRETGIGYADPSFFTIFDYKLKEGAYNDQLKRPNTVVITEAVAKQFFTNENPIGKLLTFATGTSFSDFEVTGILEDFPPNSHIRFNYLISYETLPQWLREFWYMHEAYTYLLLAPGKNPKEVEAQFPALAEKYKTADALKSKKWAITLTPLGKIYLNPQKQYEKEIKGNRKSLITLIIIAIVILLTAWINYINLTTARAMERAKDVGVRKVVGAYRYQLIIQYLIESLLVNLIAIAAAIILVFTLKPVFDHMLGENIGLYILDEPKFWISAIVIMVFGILLSGFYPAFIMTRVKPSIILKRNYVNSGSAGITRRVLVVFQFAASLFLICGTFIIYQQVKFMQEQDLGVDINQTIILKYPVSRSDLKNKVDMLAEKLQMEKRISSVTIAGAVPGMEIATFASNQIQGKGADQRSLFEMLPVDDRFIETFDIKILAGRTFQKGFGNEREKMLVNEAALSTLGIPDAATAIGKKVMLEGESDPVTIIGVVKNWHQRGLSNPYTPVMFIQNDRLGWVGPRYIAIKVASTDYDAILQQIKRSWDSYFPEASFDYFFLDSFFDAQYKNDNRFGRIVGVFTALAFFISGLGLWALAAFTASKKTKEVGIRKVLGAQSGNIIYLFSKEIIRLILIALLIATPISFMVMKNWLQNYAFSTNISLWVYLAGGAATLSVAMLTVLWHSWRAATRNPVEALRYE from the coding sequence ATGCTAAAGTATTACATCAAAATAGCGCTGCGAGATCAGGCAAAGAACAAACTTTTCTCACTAATCAACATAATCGGTTTATCGGTAGGACTCGCAGTTTCTGTGGTAATTATCAACTATGTGAGCTTCGAGTTTAGCTTTGATAAAATGCACCAAAAAAAGGACCGCATTTATCGGGTCGAAAGTCAGTTTTATAATGGTAATCAATTAACCGACAACTGGGGAACAAGCTCATTTGGGTATGGCAGTGCCATCAGTAAAGAAATAACTGGAGTAGAGGATTTTGTTCGCATTGGGGTTCATAATACGGAGCAGGTTGTTTCATATCAAGAAAAACGGAGTCGCGAAACAGGGATTGGATATGCCGATCCTTCATTTTTTACAATCTTCGATTATAAACTAAAAGAAGGTGCCTATAACGATCAACTGAAACGACCAAATACTGTAGTAATTACTGAAGCAGTAGCCAAGCAATTTTTTACAAACGAAAATCCCATTGGAAAACTATTGACCTTTGCCACGGGAACAAGTTTTTCTGATTTTGAAGTGACCGGTATTCTCGAAGATTTTCCGCCCAATTCACACATACGGTTTAACTACCTAATTTCGTATGAAACCCTGCCTCAATGGCTACGGGAATTTTGGTATATGCACGAAGCCTATACTTATCTGCTCTTAGCCCCGGGTAAAAATCCCAAAGAGGTTGAAGCGCAGTTTCCTGCATTGGCCGAAAAGTACAAAACTGCGGATGCGCTTAAAAGTAAAAAATGGGCAATTACCCTGACCCCCCTTGGCAAAATATATCTTAACCCGCAAAAGCAATACGAAAAGGAAATAAAAGGCAACAGAAAATCGTTGATCACACTAATAATAATTGCTATCGTAATTCTTCTCACCGCTTGGATCAACTACATCAACCTTACCACTGCACGAGCAATGGAACGTGCCAAGGATGTTGGAGTAAGGAAAGTTGTAGGGGCTTACCGTTACCAGTTGATTATTCAGTATCTTATTGAGTCCTTACTTGTAAATTTAATAGCCATCGCAGCAGCGATCATTCTTGTTTTCACACTAAAGCCGGTATTCGATCATATGCTGGGCGAAAACATTGGTCTTTATATTCTCGATGAACCCAAGTTCTGGATATCGGCCATTGTAATTATGGTGTTTGGGATACTGCTTTCCGGATTTTATCCTGCATTTATAATGACCCGGGTAAAACCATCCATTATTCTAAAGCGTAATTATGTAAATTCAGGTTCAGCAGGAATTACCCGGCGGGTGCTGGTTGTTTTTCAGTTTGCTGCTTCCTTATTCCTGATTTGCGGTACATTTATCATCTATCAACAAGTAAAATTTATGCAGGAGCAGGATTTAGGTGTGGACATTAATCAAACCATCATTTTAAAATACCCTGTGAGTCGCTCCGATTTAAAAAATAAGGTGGACATGTTAGCCGAAAAGCTGCAAATGGAAAAACGAATTAGTTCAGTAACGATAGCTGGAGCTGTACCCGGAATGGAAATCGCAACGTTTGCATCCAACCAGATTCAGGGCAAAGGTGCCGATCAAAGAAGTTTGTTCGAGATGTTGCCGGTTGACGATCGTTTTATTGAAACCTTCGACATCAAAATATTGGCCGGTCGTACTTTTCAGAAAGGTTTTGGCAACGAACGCGAAAAAATGCTGGTAAACGAAGCTGCATTAAGCACCCTGGGAATCCCGGATGCCGCCACGGCTATTGGTAAAAAAGTAATGCTGGAGGGAGAGTCTGATCCGGTAACGATTATTGGAGTTGTAAAAAACTGGCACCAACGGGGGCTTAGTAATCCGTACACGCCTGTTATGTTTATACAAAATGATCGGCTTGGATGGGTCGGCCCCAGATATATCGCCATAAAAGTAGCGAGCACTGATTATGATGCGATTTTACAACAAATTAAGCGTAGCTGGGATTCCTATTTTCCTGAAGCTAGTTTTGATTATTTTTTCCTTGATAGCTTTTTTGATGCGCAGTACAAAAATGACAATCGATTTGGTCGAATCGTCGGTGTTTTTACTGCCTTGGCTTTTTTCATCTCCGGCCTGGGTTTATGGGCCTTAGCTGCTTTTACTGCATCCAAAAAAACGAAGGAAGTTGGTATCCGCAAGGTTCTTGGTGCCCAATCGGGTAACATCATTTATCTCTTTTCCAAAGAAATTATTCGACTGATTCTTATCGCATTGCTAATTGCAACCCCGATTTCGTTTATGGTCATGAAAAACTGGTTGCAGAACTACGCTTTCTCCACCAACATAAGCCTGTGGGTTTATTTGGCCGGAGGTGCAGCAACGCTTAGCGTTGCCATGCTTACAGTTTTGTGGCACAGTTGGCGCGCAGCAACGAGGAACCCGGTGGAGGCGCTGCGATATGAGTAA
- a CDS encoding ABC transporter permease → MLKHYLRQSFRNFKSNKLIFGGSIFTASLCALCISLLFAYVHNELTMDNFHKREKDIYLITTQASPESQAVLNSASLFFDFNYKKHPELENLVHIQKYEEGEIKFIVDEKIYLPEGLIADSSFFTVFDFELMAGRKDGILSDPAAMIITDKLAQKIFGSENPMGKFITIDYYIEKTFTIKGIVKTPPANSSITFDFILPTQNDGFFRSGADFILAKKGFNPVQFSEKIKDIGHSHPQFKNSITGLIPFNDIYFDGDEVSRKFIFSRTGDKKSVYILFVIMGMVFFISLLNFSNLQIININSSIKNIGINRISGAETKHVFYQKITEFIILILFSALLITAAFLWVLPMFNNFTGVKLSPRIWEIFIVNLSILFVLVSVALIYPTYVFLRIPISNNLKNQVFSDTKLAGRKVSATLQFALSFILLIASIVVVKQLDLMLNKDLGFTSSNIVRIKLLRDLHRTESEEEWEILVKKAKSNYQYVNDALANQSFIKNFSQGQSPINPFEMPWKTNHNQKDYSTQNGLSVTPHYLSLFGLSIAEGRFFEKGRDKSRGKQVIINQAAKKFWGIEDITKTRMLNKYWSSHDKGSDAGFEIIGVVKDFNSEHLSVSPQPLVMFYFEDRDADYLIEIESGSEERGIAFIRDLFEKFNPGEPVHYSLLSDEIEALYQKEKRLSEIYILFTVITFLISASGLFAIALYDTRKRTKEIGIRKVNGATISEILLLLNRDFVKWVAIAFVIATPIAWYAMHRWLQNFAYKTELSWWIFVLAGLLALGVALITVSWQSWRAATRNPVEALRYE, encoded by the coding sequence ATGCTAAAGCACTATTTAAGACAATCTTTCAGAAATTTTAAATCAAATAAATTGATATTTGGCGGCAGTATTTTTACCGCTTCCCTATGTGCCTTGTGTATTTCCTTGCTCTTTGCTTATGTGCACAACGAGCTTACCATGGACAATTTCCATAAACGGGAGAAAGATATCTATTTAATCACCACTCAAGCATCGCCTGAAAGCCAAGCGGTGTTAAATAGTGCCAGCCTATTTTTTGATTTCAATTATAAAAAGCATCCAGAGTTAGAAAACTTAGTTCATATTCAGAAATATGAAGAGGGGGAAATAAAATTTATCGTTGACGAAAAAATATATTTGCCCGAAGGATTGATTGCCGATAGTTCATTTTTTACTGTGTTTGATTTCGAATTAATGGCAGGCCGTAAAGATGGGATATTGAGTGATCCGGCGGCAATGATCATAACGGACAAATTGGCGCAAAAGATTTTTGGGAGCGAAAATCCGATGGGGAAATTCATTACCATTGATTATTATATAGAGAAAACCTTTACCATTAAAGGGATTGTGAAAACACCTCCAGCCAATAGCTCTATTACCTTCGATTTTATTTTGCCTACCCAGAACGATGGTTTTTTTCGTTCGGGTGCCGATTTTATTTTGGCGAAAAAAGGTTTTAATCCAGTCCAGTTCTCAGAGAAAATTAAGGACATTGGTCACAGCCATCCCCAGTTTAAAAATAGCATCACCGGGCTTATTCCGTTCAATGATATTTATTTTGATGGAGATGAGGTAAGCAGAAAGTTTATTTTTTCAAGAACGGGCGATAAAAAAAGTGTCTATATCTTATTTGTAATCATGGGTATGGTTTTTTTTATATCTCTGCTCAATTTCTCCAACCTACAAATCATAAACATCAACTCGTCCATAAAAAACATAGGCATAAACCGGATTTCGGGAGCAGAAACGAAGCATGTTTTTTATCAAAAAATTACCGAATTTATTATACTCATATTATTTTCGGCACTACTGATAACTGCCGCATTCTTATGGGTTTTACCCATGTTCAACAACTTTACAGGGGTAAAGCTCTCACCCCGGATATGGGAAATATTCATTGTCAACCTTTCCATTCTCTTTGTATTGGTGTCTGTTGCGCTTATTTATCCCACTTATGTTTTTTTGAGGATACCCATCAGCAACAACCTAAAAAATCAAGTGTTTTCAGATACAAAGCTGGCTGGCCGAAAAGTTTCGGCGACACTTCAATTTGCCCTTTCCTTTATTTTACTTATCGCATCCATTGTGGTTGTTAAACAACTCGATTTAATGCTAAACAAGGATTTGGGGTTTACATCAAGCAACATTGTGCGCATTAAACTTTTAAGGGATTTGCACCGCACAGAATCGGAAGAGGAATGGGAAATATTAGTGAAAAAGGCGAAAAGCAATTATCAGTACGTGAACGATGCGCTTGCCAATCAAAGCTTCATTAAAAATTTCTCCCAAGGCCAGTCGCCAATAAATCCGTTTGAGATGCCTTGGAAAACTAACCATAACCAAAAGGACTATTCAACACAAAATGGACTGTCCGTTACGCCACATTATCTCAGCTTGTTTGGATTATCAATTGCTGAAGGACGGTTCTTTGAAAAAGGCCGTGACAAATCAAGAGGGAAGCAGGTAATAATTAATCAAGCCGCTAAAAAATTCTGGGGTATCGAGGATATTACAAAAACGAGGATGCTCAACAAATACTGGTCATCGCACGATAAAGGAAGCGATGCTGGCTTTGAAATCATTGGCGTGGTAAAAGATTTTAATTCCGAGCACCTTTCTGTATCCCCTCAGCCCTTGGTTATGTTTTATTTTGAAGATAGGGATGCAGACTATTTAATTGAGATAGAATCGGGGTCGGAAGAAAGGGGAATCGCATTTATTCGGGATTTGTTCGAGAAATTTAATCCGGGCGAACCCGTCCATTATTCTCTTTTATCCGACGAGATTGAAGCCCTGTATCAGAAAGAAAAACGTTTGAGTGAGATTTACATCTTGTTTACGGTCATTACCTTTCTGATATCTGCAAGCGGATTATTCGCTATCGCACTTTACGATACCCGCAAGCGCACCAAAGAAATAGGCATCCGCAAAGTAAACGGCGCCACCATAAGCGAAATACTGCTTTTGCTCAACCGCGACTTTGTAAAATGGGTGGCCATCGCCTTTGTTATCGCCACGCCCATCGCTTGGTACGCCATGCACCGCTGGCTACAGAACTTTGCCTACAAAACGGAATTGAGCTGGTGGATTTTTGTGCTGGCAGGTTTGCTGGCTCTGGGGGTGGCGTTGATAACGGTGAGTTGGCAAAGTTGGCGGGCCGCAACGAGAAATCCGGTGGAGGCGCTGCGGTATGAATAA
- a CDS encoding ABC transporter ATP-binding protein, producing MIKTENLTKVFRTEEIETSALNKVNIHVERGEFMAIMGPSGCGKSTLLNVIGLLDNPTAGRYFFDGAEVGNMKEKNRTQIRKGNIGFVFQSFNLIDELNVFENVELPLIYLKIKARERKAMVEKVLERMKISHRRKHFPQQLSGGQQQRVAIARAVVANPKLILADEPTGNLDSKNGKEVMNLLTELNREGTTIVMVTHSLHDSDYAHRIINLFDGMVLTEQMKKEIGDLAMM from the coding sequence ATGATAAAAACAGAAAATCTAACAAAAGTATTCCGCACCGAAGAGATTGAAACGAGTGCGTTGAACAAGGTAAACATCCACGTTGAACGGGGTGAGTTTATGGCCATCATGGGGCCTTCGGGTTGTGGCAAATCAACTTTACTCAATGTCATCGGTCTGTTGGACAATCCGACCGCGGGCAGGTATTTCTTTGACGGTGCCGAGGTCGGTAACATGAAGGAGAAAAACCGCACCCAGATTCGCAAAGGCAATATCGGTTTTGTGTTCCAGAGCTTTAACCTTATCGATGAGCTTAACGTGTTCGAGAACGTGGAGCTGCCGCTTATCTACCTAAAGATAAAAGCCCGTGAACGAAAAGCCATGGTAGAAAAAGTGCTGGAGCGCATGAAGATAAGCCATCGGCGCAAGCACTTTCCGCAACAGCTATCGGGCGGACAGCAGCAGAGGGTGGCCATTGCCCGTGCCGTGGTGGCCAACCCCAAGCTCATACTGGCCGATGAGCCCACGGGTAATCTGGACAGTAAAAATGGCAAGGAAGTGATGAACCTGCTCACCGAACTCAACCGCGAAGGGACCACCATTGTAATGGTAACGCACTCGCTGCACGATTCCGATTATGCGCACCGTATCATCAACCTATTCGACGGCATGGTGCTTACCGAGCAAATGAAGAAAGAGATAGGGGACTTGGCGATGATGTGA
- a CDS encoding PAS domain-containing hybrid sensor histidine kinase/response regulator, with translation MVKKSDSQNKPFYIGEPIIVKLYLLLAIFLLTIAAILVIENYFDRTYIVRYQKIIHNQEQKQKIEKVLQKNILKLNLLFKDFASIEHPQVLTNTQNNISNIVNECLSIVEILDRGGILNEVKPVNLQEQELVTEVIVYEVDKFTGSIPEIKELAPKVNDLNTLAAKITAIIEAKLEDDTTKYDNAEQNIAFYLKQSESLFSRINEIENKISYDINKNSVKLSNASINIINKYNNFKYLSLFVFILFAGIMTYYLIIQIKNVIVNRKRAEDNNEKLLQAVEQSPISIMITDTKGNVEYVNKGFEKITGFSKEEVIKNNIDVFHRGQDYPPDFWPTIQEGNIWTGEVNNLKKNGELYWEKVLISPVLSKANTISSFIAIKEDITEKRILTQSLEESIDSMKTIIDNLPVGILIVNSNKEIIRANDTAAKIMGYQNQNEVLVAMQGTEYDEVFITQKEEHVMDPTTKAMVSMLEERLEVKQNNRSRSILKNIIPIHLNNQKVYLEAFMDISVQKEVQQKEAEANKAKSEFLANMSHEIRTPMNGIIGATELLSNSKMNKEQQNVVSIIARSCENLLNIINDILDFSKIEAGKMKIEPYPFNVRSTIDYLMDQMSFKTNEKEIELISTVEQTIPTILMGDESRLIQVLVNILGNAVKFTAEGEVVLKVEVSKQIGNQISLHFMVEDSGIGIPKDKLEKIFESFTQADGSTTRKFGGTGLGTSISKMLIELMGGKIWVESPNPNFAWSQDNPGTVFHFILPFTIDKNLSPEELQGEKFKNIKTLLVDNHRTNVLLLKKTLNNWGIRSQSCSDGKTALELMKKQRDLDLVIVDSHVFGKMDEGFIDLIKDTLPKGKVILFTSDPNWSENYNSNKVDQVLHKPVNNTQLFNAIHNIFKAHENLDETNNKKEVPFEERIKDKTVLLVEDNVINQKIAEKMLKKIGLKTAIAKNGKEAVEMITIGSGHYDVVLMDVQMPIMNGLDATKALRNKEINIPIIAMTANAMKGDREVCIDAGMNDYIGKPVKLNDLAALMEKWI, from the coding sequence GTGGTAAAAAAGTCAGATTCACAAAATAAACCTTTTTATATAGGGGAGCCCATCATTGTAAAGCTCTATTTATTGCTCGCTATTTTTTTATTGACGATAGCGGCAATATTGGTTATCGAAAATTATTTCGACCGGACCTATATCGTGAGGTACCAAAAAATAATACACAATCAGGAACAAAAACAAAAGATTGAAAAGGTATTGCAAAAAAATATCTTAAAACTAAATCTTTTGTTCAAAGACTTTGCGAGCATTGAACACCCACAGGTGCTTACAAACACCCAAAACAACATTTCCAACATAGTAAATGAATGTCTTAGTATCGTTGAGATATTAGATCGGGGGGGCATTCTTAACGAGGTAAAGCCTGTAAATTTACAAGAGCAGGAGCTGGTTACTGAGGTGATTGTATATGAAGTGGATAAATTTACCGGCTCCATACCCGAAATCAAAGAACTCGCACCCAAGGTAAATGATTTAAACACTTTAGCGGCAAAAATAACTGCCATTATTGAGGCCAAATTAGAAGATGACACGACCAAATACGACAACGCGGAACAAAACATTGCGTTTTATTTAAAACAATCCGAGAGCCTTTTTTCGCGTATCAACGAAATAGAGAATAAAATATCTTACGATATTAATAAAAACAGCGTAAAGCTGAGCAATGCCAGCATTAACATTATAAATAAATACAATAACTTTAAGTATCTGAGTCTTTTTGTTTTTATTTTATTTGCTGGAATTATGACCTATTATCTGATTATTCAGATAAAAAATGTAATTGTAAATCGCAAACGAGCAGAAGACAATAATGAAAAGCTGCTTCAGGCCGTTGAACAAAGTCCTATTTCGATAATGATTACTGACACCAAGGGCAATGTTGAATATGTAAACAAAGGTTTTGAAAAAATTACAGGTTTCAGTAAAGAGGAGGTAATTAAAAATAATATTGATGTTTTTCATCGTGGACAAGATTATCCACCGGACTTTTGGCCTACCATACAGGAAGGCAATATTTGGACTGGCGAAGTGAATAACTTGAAAAAAAATGGGGAGCTTTATTGGGAAAAAGTACTTATTTCGCCTGTGCTAAGCAAGGCAAATACCATATCAAGTTTTATTGCCATTAAAGAAGATATCACTGAAAAACGTATCCTTACACAGTCACTGGAAGAATCCATAGACTCGATGAAAACCATCATTGATAACCTGCCCGTAGGTATTTTGATAGTAAACAGCAATAAAGAAATTATACGGGCCAACGATACGGCGGCCAAGATTATGGGATACCAAAATCAGAACGAAGTATTGGTGGCCATGCAGGGAACTGAATATGACGAGGTGTTCATTACCCAAAAAGAGGAGCACGTGATGGATCCCACCACCAAGGCCATGGTTTCGATGCTCGAAGAAAGGTTAGAGGTGAAGCAGAACAACCGTTCCCGATCGATCCTAAAAAACATTATCCCCATTCATCTTAATAACCAAAAGGTTTACCTGGAAGCATTTATGGACATCAGCGTTCAGAAAGAAGTGCAGCAAAAAGAGGCGGAGGCCAATAAAGCCAAATCGGAGTTTTTGGCCAACATGAGTCACGAAATACGTACTCCGATGAACGGTATCATTGGAGCAACCGAGTTGCTGAGTAACAGTAAAATGAATAAGGAGCAACAAAATGTGGTATCTATTATTGCTCGTTCCTGCGAAAATCTTTTGAATATCATTAACGATATACTCGACTTCTCCAAGATTGAGGCCGGAAAGATGAAAATAGAACCCTACCCCTTCAATGTGCGTTCAACTATCGATTATCTAATGGATCAGATGTCGTTTAAAACCAACGAAAAAGAAATAGAACTCATAAGCACAGTGGAGCAAACCATACCCACTATTTTAATGGGCGATGAGAGCCGCTTAATTCAGGTATTAGTGAATATCCTGGGTAATGCGGTAAAGTTTACGGCAGAGGGTGAAGTAGTACTAAAAGTTGAAGTGAGCAAGCAGATAGGTAATCAAATATCCTTACATTTTATGGTGGAGGATTCAGGAATAGGAATACCTAAAGATAAGCTCGAAAAAATATTTGAGTCGTTTACACAGGCCGATGGCTCTACTACACGTAAGTTTGGAGGAACCGGTTTGGGTACAAGCATATCCAAAATGCTAATTGAACTCATGGGAGGTAAAATTTGGGTAGAAAGCCCCAATCCGAATTTCGCTTGGAGCCAGGACAATCCAGGCACTGTTTTCCACTTTATACTGCCCTTTACTATAGATAAAAATCTATCGCCGGAAGAGCTGCAAGGCGAGAAATTCAAGAATATTAAAACCCTTTTGGTTGACAATCACAGAACCAATGTACTCCTGCTGAAAAAAACACTCAATAATTGGGGGATACGGTCACAAAGCTGTTCGGATGGAAAAACAGCATTGGAGCTGATGAAAAAACAAAGAGATTTGGATCTCGTCATTGTCGATTCACATGTTTTTGGTAAAATGGACGAGGGTTTTATTGACTTGATAAAGGATACCCTTCCTAAAGGAAAAGTTATCTTATTTACCTCTGATCCTAATTGGAGTGAGAACTATAACTCCAATAAGGTGGATCAAGTACTTCATAAGCCGGTGAATAATACCCAATTGTTTAATGCCATACATAACATATTTAAGGCCCATGAAAACTTGGATGAAACCAACAATAAAAAAGAGGTGCCGTTTGAGGAACGAATAAAAGATAAAACGGTGTTGCTGGTAGAAGATAATGTGATAAACCAAAAGATAGCGGAAAAAATGCTGAAAAAAATAGGCTTAAAAACAGCTATCGCCAAAAATGGTAAAGAGGCCGTAGAAATGATAACAATTGGAAGCGGGCATTATGATGTAGTGTTAATGGATGTACAAATGCCTATTATGAATGGCTTGGATGCTACAAAAGCATTGCGCAATAAAGAAATTAACATCCCCATTATTGCCATGACTGCTAACGCAATGAAAGGTGACCGAGAAGTTTGTATTGATGCCGGCATGAATGACTATATAGGCAAACCGGTTAAATTGAATGACCTGGCGGCATTAATGGAGAAGTGGATATAA